The region CGTCTACTGCACCGCGCTGGGGCTCGCCGTGTTGTATCTTTCCGGTACGCGGATGAATCTGTTGATGACGATGCTGCCGCCATTGATCTACGTGCTCACGGTCTCTTCGGCGGTCCACTTGGCGAATTACTACCGAGATGCACTGCAAGACTGCGACGCGGACGAATCTCCCGTTCGGCTTGCCGTTTCACATGGTTGGGTGCCGTGTTCGCTCGCCGCGCTGACGACGGCGATCGGATTGATCTCGCTGGTGTTCAGTAAGATCGAACCGATACAAGAATTCGGACTGTTCTCTTCGATCGGTGTCGTTCTCAGTGTCATCGTACTATTCGTGCTGTTACCGTCAGCGCTGATCGCGTTTCCTCCTCGATTGCCCACGACGACAACATCGACGAAGACGGCACCGATCGCGGGGCGTTTTGCGAATTTTGTTATCCGCCGACATGCGGTGTTGGCGCTGGCGTGTTTGGTTTTGATGGGGTTCTGCGGTTGGCGGATCCCATCGATCGAATCGACGGTACGCCTGCAAGATCGCTTCTTGCCTGAGAGCGACGTGATCGACGATTATCGTTGGCTGGAACAAAAGATCGGGCCGATGGTTCCCTTGGAAGTTGTCGTTCATTTTGACAACCAAGATCCTCGGGATCGTGTCGAACAAATCAAATTGGTCGCCAAGGTTCAGGCAAAGATCGCCGGAATCGGCGACTATGTGACCACGATGTCCGCGTTCAATTTCAGCCCGTCGCTGCCACGCGGGCACAGCGTCAGCGACATCGTCGCTCGCAAAATCATTAACGGCAAACCGATTCGCGATCAGTTGACCGAAACCCGGTTCTTGCGAGAGACCGACGACGAAAAGCTTTGGCGAATCTCGGTGCGAGCCAATGCGATCGGAAGCCTTGACTATGGGTTGCTCGCCGAGCGAATTCAAAAAACCGTCGAGCCGATCTTGGTGGAGGAAAACATCGGTGGGACATTCACCGGCGTGATCCCGCTGATCTATAAAGCGCAGCGGCAACTGCTGATGGATTTACTGCGTAGTTTTGTTGTCGCATTCGCGATCATCGCATTTGTATTGGTGTTCGTACTGCGAAGCGTCAGTGCAACCTGCCTGACGATGCTGCCGAACATCTTTCCCGCCGTGATTGTTTTCGGTGGCGTGCAGTGGCTTGGGATCCCGGCTCAAATCGGATCGGTGATGACGGCCAGTGCCGCGCTTGGGATCGCCGTTGACGACACGGTGCATTTGCTGACTTGGTTCAGACGCGGCATTCAGGAAGGGCGTTCACGACACGATGCGATTCGAAACGCGTTCGCCCGATGTGCCGGCGCGATGGTTCACACGACATTGATCTGTTCGTCGGGACTGATTGTGTTCGCGCTCAGCACCTTCGTCCCGGTATTGCACTTCGCTTACCTGATGGTCGTCTTGCTCGTCTCGGCACTGATCGGTGACTTGATTCTGTTGCCGGCGATTTTGGCGGGCCCACTGGGTAAGACGTTCGAAAAGCGTTCTTCTGCGGACGCCGAATAACCCGGTTGCGATCGTCGTTTAGGCGGCACGGGTGTGATTGAGGGTTGATGCTCCGGCGCAGCGATACATCGCTTCTCGCACCGCACGTTCCCGGGGGTCATCAAAGATTCGGAAGCTCATCGTGTTGGTCAAATAGGCAAACGCTAGCTCAGTCGATGGATCCGCCATCGCGAAACAACCACCGGCGCCGGGGCAACCGAACGCAGCTTCGTCGCTGCCAAATTGAAACCCATCACTTGGTTTTGAAAATCCGAAACCGTAGCCGACGTTAAGTTTCAACACGACGTCCCGGCTGCCTCGTTCTGGCATCGTCGCCGGCCGGCAAAGTTCGCCAAAGGTCTTGCCGTCCAAACCTAATTCTTGTCCGCCACGTGCCAGTACGTCGTAGATCCGTGCGACCGCCCGTGCTTGTCCGAATCCGCCAGCCGAAGGAATTTCGACACGGCGGAATTTTGGATCGGCCAGGGTCGCCGGATCGCCCAGACGCATGAATTTGACTGAGCGTGCGGTTAACGAACGTGGCCAGATACCTGCGGCAATCATCCCAGGAGGCAACTCGTTCAAATGAGCGAGCGCTTTGATTTTGTGATACCCGTGAGTGCGGCTGATCTGATGATCGGGTACCGATTCGGGCAGTCCGATGTAGAAATCGGCATCGAGTGGTCGAGCGATCTCGGCATCGAAAAACTGGCCCAGTGTGCGGCCTTGGGGATCCGTCCGCCGAATCAACTCGTTTTGGTACCATCCCAGGGTGAAGGTGTGGTAGCCGTGATATTGACCGGGTTTCCAGAGTGGTTCTTGCTGCGCCAGCCAACGTCCCATGCGATCATGATCGGCCAAATCTTGCGGGGTTACCGGTCGATCGATCGTGATCACACCTGCTTGATGTGACATGAGTTGGCGGACGGTGATCGACGATTTACCAGCCGTTCCGAATTCCGGCCAATAGTCGGCGACTGGGGCATCAAGTTCAAAGTACCCCTTGCCATGCGCCACCGCCATCGCCGCAGCCGCCATCCCTTTGGTGACCGAAAAGACAAGCGATAGCGTTTCTCGTTCCCATTCTGCTTCGCTTCGATGGCACCGCGTCCCTGCCCAGATGTCGACCACTTTCTGTCCGCGGTGATAAATCGTGCATGCAGCACCACGTTCGCGGCGACGGCGAAAGTTGTCGGCAAACGCTTCGGCGACCGGTTCATATCCCGCTTCAACGGTCCCATTGATCGCCAAGTATTTGATTGCCGGGCTTTCTCTCGGGATCGTACGCATGACTCATCTCGCTCCCGGCGATTAGCCGGCAAACCGCAATCAGCGGAAAAACAGTGGCAAAATCAACAAAGGCTCTGGCGAATCGCCAATCTGACCTTGAACCTTCAATCGTAAGAGAACTATATCCCGAATGGCAATCGTAATCCCGGCATCGAATTTGCGGTTTGCTCAAAACGGTCTGCTCTTTTCTCACTCTGGTCGACTGTGTGATGTTCGTATTGAAACTTCCCTCATGGCTAATGGCCGCGTCTCTCGTCACCGCCGGCTGCTTGCCTCCGGCGGTCGCCGATCAACCTGTTCCCGAGCCCGAGAATCCTAAGCCAGGAGCCGAAACTTCGGCCCAATCGGTCGGCTTTCGGATGCGAAGCAACGTGCTTCCTTCCCATCCGATCGACCCCGCACTGGAAATCGCTCAGAAAAGTCTGGCGCACGTGAAGAACAACATCGATGACTACACCGCATTGTTTGCCAAGCGATGCCGGGTCGGAGGCGAGTTGCCCCCACTTCAATTTGCGCACCTGAAAATGCGGAACCGAAAGCTCGAAAACGGTTCCATCGTCGCCCCGATGAGCGTCTACCTGGACTACTTAAAACCGAGTTCGCTTAAAGGCCGAGAAGTGATTTGGGTTGAGAACGCGTATGACGGAAAACTGGTCGTCCATCAAGGCGGCTTGGCCGGACTGATTACACTGCACCTTGATCCCGAAGGTAGTCTGGCGATGCGAGGTCAGAGGTACTCGATTCAATCGATCGGCATTGAAAAGTTACTCGAACAAGTGATCGAGGTCGCCAGCCATGATCGTAACTATGGTGAGTGCTTGGTCGAAATTGACGACGACGCCCGACTGGGACAGCATCGTTGTACCCGAGTGACGATCACTCATCCGGAAAAACGGGATCACTTCCGCTTTCATCGCGCGGTCGTGCTCTTTGACAACGACTTGCAACTCCCGATTCGATACTGTGCCTGGACTTGGCCGACCTCGCCAGGTGGAAAACCAGTCTTGGACGAAGAATACAATTACTTGAAGATGCAAGTGAACACGGGGCTTTCGCAAAGCGACTTTGATCCGGCCAATCCAGACTATCGCTATGTCGATTAGTGCTTAGTTCCATTCGAAAGTATGGGGCAAGTCATCAGCCGACGGGAATTAGCCCCGGTTATTGGACCGAAGCCGTGGCCAACGCCATGCGGCAAATCCTATAATCGAGTTGGAACGAAGCATTAACGCAGTTTTTCAATTTGACATCAGGATCAGCCGATTTCTTAGTCGTCGCGAAGCACTCAAGTCGCCTTTCGCGGACGCCATTGTCATGGCGTCAGAGGCGAGTTTAGCTAAACCAATAAGCTCTCAGCGAAATCCTTTCACGGCGGCGTTCTGATCAATACGCCGTTAGCATCAGGTAGGCGAACAGATCCTGGATTTGTTCGTCGGTCAGTTCCTGCAGCAAATTCTCGGGCATCAGCGAGGTCTTCATCGGGGCAAACCGTTCGA is a window of Roseiconus lacunae DNA encoding:
- a CDS encoding efflux RND transporter permease subunit, with protein sequence MSSSDHAVESGQADQSREPNPSTAPSANARRRAIWILTIALLLSPAVFFAAVKALKSTSNDPRQWLPKSFAATDTYDWFGEQFGSDEIAVVSWPGCDLDDPRVPAVSDALVATPFFQSVRTGPNTLERLGGLPLNLARSAAIRRLKGSLIGADETSTCLVLTTSPAGQDDRTGAVAAIEQVANEVGGIAPSELKLAGPTVDAAMIDAESRKLLFGLAGLSAIVSFGVATFRLQSIRLAISVLLVAVYCTALGLAVLYLSGTRMNLLMTMLPPLIYVLTVSSAVHLANYYRDALQDCDADESPVRLAVSHGWVPCSLAALTTAIGLISLVFSKIEPIQEFGLFSSIGVVLSVIVLFVLLPSALIAFPPRLPTTTTSTKTAPIAGRFANFVIRRHAVLALACLVLMGFCGWRIPSIESTVRLQDRFLPESDVIDDYRWLEQKIGPMVPLEVVVHFDNQDPRDRVEQIKLVAKVQAKIAGIGDYVTTMSAFNFSPSLPRGHSVSDIVARKIINGKPIRDQLTETRFLRETDDEKLWRISVRANAIGSLDYGLLAERIQKTVEPILVEENIGGTFTGVIPLIYKAQRQLLMDLLRSFVVAFAIIAFVLVFVLRSVSATCLTMLPNIFPAVIVFGGVQWLGIPAQIGSVMTASAALGIAVDDTVHLLTWFRRGIQEGRSRHDAIRNAFARCAGAMVHTTLICSSGLIVFALSTFVPVLHFAYLMVVLLVSALIGDLILLPAILAGPLGKTFEKRSSADAE
- a CDS encoding serine hydrolase domain-containing protein, which translates into the protein MRTIPRESPAIKYLAINGTVEAGYEPVAEAFADNFRRRRERGAACTIYHRGQKVVDIWAGTRCHRSEAEWERETLSLVFSVTKGMAAAAMAVAHGKGYFELDAPVADYWPEFGTAGKSSITVRQLMSHQAGVITIDRPVTPQDLADHDRMGRWLAQQEPLWKPGQYHGYHTFTLGWYQNELIRRTDPQGRTLGQFFDAEIARPLDADFYIGLPESVPDHQISRTHGYHKIKALAHLNELPPGMIAAGIWPRSLTARSVKFMRLGDPATLADPKFRRVEIPSAGGFGQARAVARIYDVLARGGQELGLDGKTFGELCRPATMPERGSRDVVLKLNVGYGFGFSKPSDGFQFGSDEAAFGCPGAGGCFAMADPSTELAFAYLTNTMSFRIFDDPRERAVREAMYRCAGASTLNHTRAA
- a CDS encoding DUF1571 domain-containing protein, translated to MAASLVTAGCLPPAVADQPVPEPENPKPGAETSAQSVGFRMRSNVLPSHPIDPALEIAQKSLAHVKNNIDDYTALFAKRCRVGGELPPLQFAHLKMRNRKLENGSIVAPMSVYLDYLKPSSLKGREVIWVENAYDGKLVVHQGGLAGLITLHLDPEGSLAMRGQRYSIQSIGIEKLLEQVIEVASHDRNYGECLVEIDDDARLGQHRCTRVTITHPEKRDHFRFHRAVVLFDNDLQLPIRYCAWTWPTSPGGKPVLDEEYNYLKMQVNTGLSQSDFDPANPDYRYVD